The Pandoraea vervacti DNA window ATCGCAGTCTTCATCAGCTTCATGGATCTCTCCGAGTTGGTGTGGTACAGCGTGTGGATGGCTCGAAGAATAGATTCCGAATGTGACAGTAATGTGTCATTTTCGAAAGCTCACAATGGGAATGTCACGGAGTCGCCTCGAAATCGTCACATTGCATGCGATGCCCGGCGTGCCTCGCAGCCTTGGAAGAATCTTGAATTGACGCGGGTTTCGGCGCGATTGCACGGAAATCGGGCGCGTGAAAGGCCCCGCTTTCGGTCTGTGTCAGCCCTGTGACAGTGACGAAACGATGTCGGAATCCGTCTGACGACGTCGAGGGCACTGTCACAAATGTGTACGATGCCGCGCTCTGGTTGCCATCGAGGGAAGGTTGAGGAGATCGACGTCGCCAGGCGATTCCTGGCGGTGGGGGCGGCGACGTCAGAGCAGACGTCGCCGGTGGGGAAATGCAAGGACCCGCCGCACGGGTTGGCCAATCGATGGGCCGGTGGACCGACGGTCCAAGGGTTCAGCGGTCAGGCCATCAAGCCGCTGCTTTTACCACGTTAGCCAGATGTTGGGCAAACCCGGAAGCCTGCGACTCGTCGCGCGCTTCGACCATCACCCGCAGCACCGGCTCGGTGCCCGACGCGCGAATCAGTACGCGGCCCGAATCGCCCAGCTTGGACTCGACGATCTCGCGCTCGGCCGCCAGACGTGCATCAGCCTGCCAGTCGTACCCGGCGGGCGTGCGCACATTGATCATGTGCTGCGGGAACAGACGCACGCCCTCGAGCAGCCTGGCGAGCGGTTTGCTGTCCGCACGGCGGATAGCCGCGAGCACCTGGAGGGCCGAGACGATGCCGTCGCCCGTCGTGTGCTTGTCCAGACACAGAATATGCCCGGAGCCTTCCGCCCCGATCTGCCATCCGTGCTTGTGCAACTGCTCCAGCACGTAGCGATCGCCGACTTTGGCGCGCACGAACGGGACACCCAGTTCCTTGAGCGCCACTTCGACGGCCATGTTGGTCATGAGCGTGCCCACGGCACCCGGTACGCCGCCATTGCTCAGGCGATCCTTCACCAGGAGATACAGCAGTTCGTCGCCGTTGTAGAGACGGCCCGCGCTGTCCACGATTTGCAGACGGTCGGCGTCACCATCGAGCGCCACGCCGAGATCCGCATGGTTCGCCCGCACCGCGCGCATGAGCGCGTCGGGGGCGGTGGCGCCGCAGTCTTCGTTGATGTTGAATCCATTCGGCTGGTTGCCGATGGCGATGACTTCCGCGCCGAGTTCGTGGAACACGTGCGGCGCGATGTGATACGCCGCGCCGTTGGCGCAATCGACCACGATCTTCATGCCACGCAGATCGAAATCGTTCGGGAACGTGCTCTTGCAGAACTCGATGTAGCGACCGGCGGCGTCATCCAGACGGCGCGCCTTGCCGAGTTGCTCGGAGCGCACGCAGGTCATCGGGTTGTCCAGTTCGGCCTCGATGGCGAGCTCGGTCTGGTCCGGCAGCTTGTTGCCGTCCGCCGAAAAGAACTTGATACCGTTGTCGTGATACGGGTTGTGCGATGCACTGATCACGACACCGGCCGCCAGACGAAGCGCCCGGGTCAGGTAAGCGACAGCGGGTGTGGGCATCGGGCCGGCCAGCATGGTGTCCACGCCCGCCGCGGCGAAGCCGGCTTCCAGCGCGGCTTCGAGCATGTAACCGGAGACACGCGTGTCCTTGCCGATCAGTACCGTGGGACGCCCCAGCGTCTGGTTACCCGCCAATACGCGCCCTGCCGCGTAGCCCAGGCGCAGCACGAACTCCGGCGTAATCGGGCTCTCGCCCACCGTGCCGCGAATTCCATCGGTCCCAAAATAGCGTCGTTTCATCGTTGCATCGTTCCCAATTGAAGCGGCGCGCGGGTTGACGGGTGAAGGTCCGTTCGCGCGCGCGTTCTTTGTGTCTTGTACTTGTCGTGTCGTGTCGCGTATGGCGATATCGGGTCTGGACGGGGCGAATGCCTCAGTCGGCCTCGCGCACCGCCTGCCAGACCTTGAGGGCATCGACGGTTTCCGCGACGTCGTGCACCCGCACGATCGCCGCGCCCCGTTCGGCGGCGCACATGGCGGCTGCAACACTTGCCACCCGGCGATCCTGCGGCGTCTGACGACCGGTGATCTCGCCCAGCATCCGCTTGCGCGACATGCCGACCAACAACGGCAGACCGTCACGCGACAGCACTCGCAAATGCTTGAGCAAGGCGAGATTATGAGCGAGATTCTTGCCAAAACCGAATCCCGGATCGAGATAAAGACGCGAGGGCGCCACACCGGCGCAGAGCATGGCGTCCACGCGGCCGTCGAGAAATGCGGCGACTTCGGTGACGACGTCCGTGTAGATCGGGGCGTCCTGCATGGTTTTCGGGTCGTGCAGCATGTGCATGATGCACAGCGCCGCTTCGCTGTCTCGCACGGCATCGATCGCGCCCGGCTGCTGGAATCCCCAGATGTCGTTGATCATATCGGCACCCGCGGCCAACACGGCGCGCATTACGCCGGGCTTGTAGGTGTCTACGGAGAGCGGCACGCCGCAGTTCCGAAGCGCTTCGACGATCGGCACCACGCGCGCGAGTTCAGCGTCTTCCGGCAGGGCTTCGGCGCCCGGACGGGTCGATTCGCCGCCGATGTCCAGAATGTCGACGCCGTCGGCCAGCAATTGTTCGGCATGGCGCAGCGCCGCGTCGCGCGCCACGAACTTGCCGCCATCGGAAAACGAGTCGGGCGTCACGTTGAGGATACCCATGACGTGCACGCGACGGGCGTCGAGCCGGAAACGCGGTCCCAGCGCCAGCGTGTCGGGTTTGACCGGGGCCTGTACGGCACTTGCCGGCAAGACGATTTCCTGCGCTGCGTCGGCCGACACAGCGTTCGGAGCGTTATGAGAATGGGGTTGCGACTGCTCGGTGGACATGCGAAAGCTCGTAGCTCAATAAAACCCAAAAACCCGTATGGCAGCCTGCACGTCGAAGGCTCGGGGCTGGCCCGGCGCTCCGGCGTGCCGGACGCCCGTATGGCCGTAATGTTACCGG harbors:
- the glmM gene encoding phosphoglucosamine mutase yields the protein MKRRYFGTDGIRGTVGESPITPEFVLRLGYAAGRVLAGNQTLGRPTVLIGKDTRVSGYMLEAALEAGFAAAGVDTMLAGPMPTPAVAYLTRALRLAAGVVISASHNPYHDNGIKFFSADGNKLPDQTELAIEAELDNPMTCVRSEQLGKARRLDDAAGRYIEFCKSTFPNDFDLRGMKIVVDCANGAAYHIAPHVFHELGAEVIAIGNQPNGFNINEDCGATAPDALMRAVRANHADLGVALDGDADRLQIVDSAGRLYNGDELLYLLVKDRLSNGGVPGAVGTLMTNMAVEVALKELGVPFVRAKVGDRYVLEQLHKHGWQIGAEGSGHILCLDKHTTGDGIVSALQVLAAIRRADSKPLARLLEGVRLFPQHMINVRTPAGYDWQADARLAAEREIVESKLGDSGRVLIRASGTEPVLRVMVEARDESQASGFAQHLANVVKAAA
- the folP gene encoding dihydropteroate synthase; its protein translation is MGILNVTPDSFSDGGKFVARDAALRHAEQLLADGVDILDIGGESTRPGAEALPEDAELARVVPIVEALRNCGVPLSVDTYKPGVMRAVLAAGADMINDIWGFQQPGAIDAVRDSEAALCIMHMLHDPKTMQDAPIYTDVVTEVAAFLDGRVDAMLCAGVAPSRLYLDPGFGFGKNLAHNLALLKHLRVLSRDGLPLLVGMSRKRMLGEITGRQTPQDRRVASVAAAMCAAERGAAIVRVHDVAETVDALKVWQAVREAD